In Halogranum gelatinilyticum, the DNA window GCCAGCTCTACGACTCCGGCTCGCATCTGCTCGACGCGCTGCTGTGGTCGACCCGGAGCACGCCCGTCTCCGTCGCGGCGACTGTCGACAACCGCGGCCACGACGTCGACGTCAACAGCGCGCTCGCGGCGACGCTCGAACGCGAGGACGGCGACCGCATCACGGCCAGCATCGGCGTCTCCGGAGCGGGGCAGAGTACGCCCGCGCCCGGCGAGATGCTCACCCTGCTCGGCACCGAGGGAACCATCAGCTTCGACGGCGAGACCATCGAAGTCACCGAGGGCGGCACGACCTACACCGCGACGCCGAACGACCCCGGTTTCGACGCCGTGACGCGCCGGAAGCTGGAGAACTTCGTCGACGCCATCCGCGGCGACGTCGACCTCGACATCCCCGCCGAAGACGCGCTGAAGGTGACCGCCCTCACGGAGGCCGCCTACGACGCGGCTGAGACCGGCCAGACCGTCGACGTGCAGGCCTTACTCGACCGGTCGTAAGCGCGTCTCTCGTCGTCGCCCACAGCGACGTGACCGCCGTTCTCGACTGGCATGTCGTTTCGCCAGCATCCCGCGCTAGTCGTTAACTATTATCGGTGCGAATTAGAGGTGCAATGCAAGCACTCCGGTACCACGGCCGACGAGACCTCCGCGTCGAAGACCTCGAACAGTCCCCGCTCGAAGCCGACAGCGTCCGCGTCGACGTCGACTCCTGTGGCATCTGCGGCTCGGACCTCCACGAGTACGCCGCCGGCCCCATCTTCGTGCCCGAGGGCGAACCCCACCCGGTATCGGGCGACGTCGCTCCGATTCGGATGGGCCACGAGTTCAGCGGCACGGTGAGCGAGGTCGGCGACGACGTGGGGGACCTCGCGGTCGGCGACAACGTCGCCATCAACCCCATCCTCTACTGTGGCGACTGCCGACAGTGCAACGAAGGCAACTACCACATCTGTGACTCCATCGGCTTTTTGGGGCTTTCGGGCGGCGACGGCGGCTTCGCGGAGAACGTCGTCGTGAAGGCCGAACAAGCCGTCCCGCTCCTCGACGGCGTCCCGCTGGAGCACGGCGCGCTCGTCGAACCGCTGAGCGTCGGCCTCCACGCGGTCCGTCGCTCGGGGGTCCAGGCGGGCGACACCGTCGCCGTCTTCGGCAGCGGTCCCATCGGCCTCTCGGTCATCCAGTGTCTCCGGGCGGCTGGGGCGGGTACCATCTACGTCTCGGAACCTCGCGAGGCGCGGCGGAACCGCGCGGTCGACTGCGGTGCCGACGAGACCATCGACCCGACCGAGACGGACGCGGTCGAGTACATCTCCGATGCGACGGGCGGCGGCGTCGACGTCGCCTTCGAGGTCGCCGGTATCGAGGCGACCTACAAGGCCGCGCTCCAGAGCACGCGCCCCAGCGGGACGACGGCAATCGTCAGCATCTGGGAGGGCGAAGTCGCTTCGCACCCGAACAACATCGTCCTCGGCGAACGGACCATCACCGGCACGCTCGCCTACCTCGGCGGGCCCCGCTCGGGCGAGGAGTACGGGATGGTCATCAAGATGCTCGCCGACGGCGACCTCGATCCCGAAGCGCTCATCACCGACCGCATCGGCCTGGAGGACATCGTCGACGACGGCTTCGAGTCGCTGCTCGACGCCGAGAGCGACCAGGTGAAGATTCTGGTCAAGCCCTGAGTGACGTCGACCACCATTCTTTTGTTGTCGGTCTGACAACCACGGGCTATGCAGCCCTCCAGACGTGCGGTCCTCGGAGCCGTCGGCTCGTCGGTGCTCGCACTGAGTGCCGGCTGTACCGGCGCGCTTCCGACCAGCAGCGGCAGCGAACAGACCAGCGACGTATCCGCAACCGACGCACCGGCGACCGGCGGCACGTCGACCGGTTCCGACGGTGCGGCCTTCGAAGCCCGACTCCACGGTCCCGAGCGGGAGTGGCTCCTCTTCGACGGGACAGACCTCGAGCGGGTTGGGGACGTCCGGACGACCGACTCCGGGATGGTCGGCCTGCCGGTCCTGTTGACCGAGGCAGCACTCGCGGACGTCACCGAGACGTTCCGAGAGGCTGGTGTCGCCGAGAACCGCGATGCCTTCGAAATCGTCCAGACCTACGATGGCGACGAGACGGGTCGGTTCGGTATCTCGGCCTCGCTGGTTGAAGCCATCACGGACGGCGAGTGGGACGGCCAGCTTCTGCTCTCGTTCGAGAACCGCGAGCAGGCAGAGCGAGTCAGAGCCGCGCTCGTCGCGAGCAGCGACGCGTAGGACGAAGCTGTCGCCCGCGCGGTCTCTCCCGGCCGTGCCCGTCGAAAGGGAAGCCTTACCTCCGAATCACCACGACACGGAGATATGGACGCGGTACTCGTCGCCGACGACGTCCGCCGGACGTACGGCGATACAGTTGCGCTCGACGGAGTCTCGCTCTCGGTCGGCGAGGGCGAGGTGTTCGGCCTCATCGGCCCGAACGGCGCGGGCAAGACGACGCTCGTCCGAGCACTGACGGGGACGACCGACACCGAAGGCGAGGTGCGAGTCCTCGGCGAGAGTCCGACGTCGGTCGACAGCCAGCGCGTCGGCTTCCTCCCGCAGTCGTTCACGCCACCGGAGCGACTCACGGCGAGAGAACTCGTCGCCTATTATGCTGGCCTGTACGAGGAAGCGCGCGACCCCGACAGCGTGCTCGCGGACGTCGGGCTCGGCGGGACGGGCGACACCTGGTACGAGAACCTCTCGGGCGGCCAACAACGCCGAGTCTGCGTCGCGACGGCACTCGTCAACGACCCCGACGTGCTCTTTCTCGACGAGCCGACGACCGGCATCGACCCGGCCGGTCGCCGCGCGCTCTGGGGCCTCATCGAGAACCTCGCCGAGTCGGGCACGACCGTCTTTCTCACCAGCCACTCGATGGACGAAGTCGAACGGCTGGCCGACCGGGTCGGCCTCCTGAACGCGGGCGAACTCGTCGCCGTCGGCTCGCCGGGCGAACTCGTCGCCGAACACGGCGGCGAGACGCGGCTCGTCGTCCGCACGTCGGCCGGAACCGACGCCGTCGCCGACGCTGGCTTCGTCGTCGAGGCCGACCAAGAGACGCTGACCTTCCACGACGTCGACCCGCGGGACATCGGCCGCGCCGTCGACGCCCTCGAAGCGGCGGGCGTCGCCTACGACTCGCTGACGTGGAAACAGCCCGGTCTCGAAGAGGTCTATCTCCGACTCACGGGTGAGGCGTTCGAGGGCGTGCGGCCGACGGCGAGCCCGCAAGCCGTCGCACCCGACACAGGAGGTGCCCAATGAGCCGTCTCCAGCGCGTCGCGTCGACGACGCGCGCCGGCTGGTACTCCTTCCTCCGTCGCCGGACGGCGGTGTTCTTCACGTTCTTCTTCCCGGTCATCATCGTCTCCATCTTCGCCGGGCTGGTCCAGACCCAACCCACCGGCGGCGGCATCTTCGCCGAGCCACCGGCGTACTACATCCCCGGCTATCTGGCCGTCGTCGTGCTGTTCACCCCGCTCTCGCGCGTCGGCAGCGAGATCGCCCGCCACCGCGACGGCAGCCAGTTCGAGAAGCTGGCGACCACACCCCTCAAGCGGTGGGAGTGGCTGCTCGCCCAGACGCTCGTCAACGTCGTCGTCATCGGGCTTGCGGGCTTGCTGCTCCTCGGGCTGACGGTGCTCGTGACGGGCGTGTCGATTCCGCTGTCGGCGTCGACGCTACTCTTGATTCCCTTCGTCGCCGTCGGCGTCGCGCTCTTCTGTGGACTCGGCGCGCTGCTCGGCAACTTCTCGGACTCCCAGGACGGCGTCATCGCCGCCAGCAACGCCATCGCGCTGCCCCTACTGTTCCTCTCGGAGACCTTCGTCACGCCGGACCTGCTTCCGACGTGGTTCCGCCCGGCGATGGAACTCTCGCCGCTGACGTACTTCTCGCGTGGGGTGCGCGGACTAACCTACAGCGACGCGGCACCCTCGCTCGTCCTCACGAACCTCGGCATCCTTTGTGTCCTCGCGCTCGGCTTCTTCGTCGCCGGCGCGGTGACGGTTCCACGGACGGACTGACTTCCGCGGACGGACTGAGGCACCTCAGTCGATGGGGATGCGACTGCCGCCGTCGCGGTCGTCCCCTCCGTCGTCACTGTCTCGGCCGTCGTCACGACGCGGACTCTCGTCGCCACGCGGCACGCGACCACGGTCACGCCGACCGCGCCGATTACGCCGACCACGTCCGCGACGTCGCTCGTCTTCCTGCGACGGTTGCGGCCGCTCGCCGAGCACGACGCTCAGCGTCGTCGGCTCGCCCTCCCGAATCACGTCGATATCGACGGGTTCGCCGGGGCGCGTCTCGGTGATGAGAAACCGCATCAGCTCCTCGTGGGTGTGGACTTCGTGGCCCTCGATTCCCAAGATGACGTCGCCGCCGACGGGGATCTCGCGGCCGCGGACGGTCCGACTGGTGTGTGACCCTCGGAGTTCGTTTCCGTCGTCGCCCACGTCGACGACGAGGACGCCGCGCGGTCGGTCGAGACCGTTCGCCTCGGCGACCGTGGGCGTGACGTCCAGCGTCCGCGTCCGGAGGTAGGAGTGGCGGTACTCCCCCTCCTCGATAAGCGCGGGAACGACCCGGTTGACGATGGTCGGGGAGACGGCGAAGCCAATTCCGTCGCCCTGACGGGCGCGGTTGACGCCGACGACTTCGTACTCGACTGCTCCGTCGGCGTCCAGTGTGTCAGTTCCCGCGACGACGCCGACCAGCGGCCCGCCGCTGTTACCGGGGTTGATGGCGGCGTCGGTCTGGACGACGTCGGGGATGGCGAAGCCGTTGGCGGTCGCCATCGACCGGTTCGCCCCGGAGACGATGCCCGTCGTGATCGAGCCGTCGAGTCCGAGCGGGTTGCCGAGCGCGGCGACCTGTCGGCCCGGTCGGGGGTTGTCGGCGGCGACCGTCAGGGGTGTTGCGGTCGCCGGGAGGTCGTCGACGTGGATCACCGCCAAGTCGGTGTAGGCGTCAGTGCCGACGACGCGGCCCGTCCGCCACGAGCCGTCGCTGAAGCGCGGTTCCACGTCGTCGACGCCCCCGACGACGTGCTGGTTCGTGAGGACGTGGTTGTCCCCGATGACGAAGCCGGAACCGGCACCCATCGCCGGGCCGTCGCGGCCCACGTAGACCGAGACGACGGAGGGACTCACGTCGCGGTACAGCCGTTCGAGATCGATATATCGTGTCATAGGTGGGTGGCCGACACCCGCCGTGTCGGGCACACTTACCTCGGGTAAGTCTCGGGCGTATATGACCACGTCGCGCTGTGGCGTGGGTGACGCTCACACGGCTCAGTTCTCCCGTTTCCGTGTGTTCGCCCCTGGCGCGGTCACGACACTGCGACGGCGAGTTCGGGCGGCGTCGCGGGTTTTTATTACCGCTCCGCGACGAGGGCCATCCGAATGCCTACCCTCGACAAACACGCGGATATGCAGCGACTCGTAGACAGCGGCGTCGTCGCCGTCATGCGCGGCGCGGACGCCGACACGGTCATCGAAGTCGCCGACGCGCTCCAGCAGGGCGGCGTCACCGCACTCGAACTCACCGCCGACACACCCGGCGTGATGGATATGCTCTCGGAGGTCTCGGCGTCGTTCTCCGAATCGGAGACCATCGTCGGCGCGGGAACCGTCCTCGACGCCGAGACGGCCCGCTCGGCACTGCTCTCGGGCGCGGAGTTCGTCGTCTCGCCGACGCTCGAAGAGGACGTCATCGACGTCGCCAACCGCTACGGAAAGCTCGTCGCACCGGGCGTCATGACGCCGACCGAAGCGCTCCGCGGCTACGAGGCCGGTGCGGACTTCGTGAAGGTCTTCCCCGCCTCCTCGCTCGGACCGGGCCATCTGAGCAGCATCAAAGGCCCGCTCGGCCAGATTCCCATCATGCCGACCGGCGGCGTGAGTCTCGACAACGCGGCAGAGTTCATCGACGCCGGCGCGCTCGTCGTCGGCGCGGGCAGCGCGCTCGTCGACGACGACGCCGTCGCAGCGGGCGACTTCGAGGCAATCACCGAGCAGGCCCGGAAGTTCTCCGAAGTCATCGACGAGGCCCGCGACGAGTAACAGCGCGGGGGCGAGTAGAGAGTTAAGCCCCCGGCACGCGACTGCCGGGATATGTCCGGAATCGTCTTCTTCGCGACGGAGCACCACGACGCAGTCGTCGAGTTCTACACCGAGGTCGTCGGCGCGAGCGTCTGGCTCGAACAGCCCGACTGCACGATTTTGAAGTACGACAATCTCCTCGTCGGCTTCTGCGCCCGCGACGAGACCGACGACTGCGGGACGGTGACGTTCGTCGCCGACTCCCGTGCGGGCGTCAACGCGATGCACGAACGCGTCGGCGACGCCGCTCGCGAGGAGCCTCATCTGAACGAGAAATACGACATCTACCAGTTCTTCGCCAGCGACCCCGACGGCCGGACGGTCGAGTTTCAGAGTTTCGAGCACGCGGTCGACGAGGTCTGAGTTACGCGCCGCTCGCGCCGGAGTCGTCGGCGACGTCCGTCGGGTCGCGGCGGCCGTCGTTCGTGGTGTCGTCAGGAGTGTCGTCGTCACTCGCGGTGTCGTCAAGAGTGTCGTCATCGCTCGCAGTGTCGCCAGGAGTGTCGTCGTCGCTCGCGGTGTCGTCAGGAGTGTCGTCCGCGGTGTCCGACGTGTCGGCAGCAGCATCCGTGGTCTCTCCCGCAGCTGCGTCGTCGCCGACGGCTTCGTCTTCGGCTTCGACCGGCCCGACGACCGGCTGTCGCGCCAGCCGCCGCGCCGACCGGCGGTCGGCGACCGAGGTCACCAGCCGCTCTTCCAACTCGGCGCGCATCGACTCGGCTTCGTCGGCCTCGATGTCGACGGCGGCGGCGTCCTGTGCGACGAGCGACAGCGACCCTGCGGTGTCGACCGTGACGGTGGCGACGCGCCACCGACGCTGGAACAGGGTCTGCGAGTCGATGACCGTCTGGATGCGGTAGTAGGGGACGACCTTCGTCTGGCGTTTCCAGAAGCCGTTTCTCGTCACCACGTGCTCGTCGCCGAGCCAGTAGCCGCGGTGTTTCCACTTGTAGTGGGCCGCGACCGGGATGACGGGGAGGACGGCGAGCGTCGCGTACCACGGCACCGTGAGTGCGGCGAGGCTGTCGACGGCGAACAGCACCCCCGTCACGACGCCGAGGACGATGAGGTAGCGTGCGGCGTAGCGTCGGCGGATACGCTTCGGCGGGCGGCTGAACGACGGAGTGCCGAACTGTTCGATATCGTTCGCGAGCGTGAGCACCCGGTCGCGCTCGGCAAGCGGCACGGCGGCCTCCGAGCCGCGTTGGGCACCCTGACCGGGCGCGTAGCCCGCAGTCTCGATGGCCAGTGTCGCGTAGCCGAAGTACCGCTTGAGCGGGTTGTCCTCGATGGTGAGCGTCTGAATCTTGTCGAACGGGATGGAGCCGTCGTACCGCTGGAGCAGGCCGCGTTCGTACTGGAGTTCGTCCTCCGTCCGCGACAGCCGGAAGCCGTAGTAGTTGACGACGGCGATGGCGATGCCCGCGACCCACGAGACGACGAGGATGGCCGCGAGGACGAGTATCGCCCCGACCGCGAGGACGAGTGCCTCGTCGCCGAACGAGAAGAACGACGAGGCGACCGGAATCGACCCCGAGAGGAGGAACGCGAGAATCCCCGGCCCGCGGAGGTCGAACGAGAGCGCGCCGACGACGGCGAGTTCGCGGTCCGAGAGCGCGAACAGTTCCGTCGTCTCTGCCTCCGGCGCGTCCTCGGCCGCACCGCGCTTCAGCCGAGAGATCTCGCCTTGGAGCCGCTTTGCCTCCTCGAAGGTGACGTAGCGGATGGCGGCCTCGGTCTGGCTGCCACCGGCGGTCTCGAAGTCGAGTGCCGCGATACCCAGCACGCGCTGGACCACGTTCCGGCTGATGTCGACGTTCTGGACGCGCCGGAGCGGAATCTCGCGGTTGCGACGCGAGACGACGCCCGACTGGATGTCGAAGCTGTCGGCCGTCAGTTCGTAGTCGTACCGCTGGTAGTACAGCACCTCGTAACCGACGAGTGCCACGACGATGAGACCGAGGAGACCGACGGCGACGAGCGGGCCACCGATACCGCCGAGAAACGACGACGCGCCCGAGAAGAGGATGAACGCGAGCGTGAAGACGATACTCGCGCCCTTCTGGACGGCCTTGTAGGGAATCGAGAGCGGCGAGAGCTTCATACCGCGTCGTCACCCTCGGCCCGGATGGCCAGCCCCTTCAGCCGCTCTTGGAGGTCGTCGGAGCCGTCGGGCGTGAGACCGGGAATCTGGACGTCCGCGCCGCGCGACCCGGCGGTGTAGACCACCGTGCTCGCCAGCCCGAGCATCCGTTCGATGGGGCCGCGGGCGGAGTCGACGTGCTGGATGCGGACGAACGGGACGACCGTCCGCACGCGAGTGAAGACGCCGCGTTCGAGATAGAGCGAGTCGTCACGCACCTCGTAGCCCCAGAGCCGGTAGCGCAGCAGTGCGAGGGCCACCCCGACGACGAGGACGACGACGAACAGCCCGACGGGGACGTAGACTGGCAGTCCGAGCGTCACGCGGTTGAGCAGAAAACTCCCGACGCCGAGGACGGCGGCGAAGATGACCGCCCGGAGTATCCACACCACCCGTATTCGGGGATGCAGTCGGTTCATGTCTCCTGGTTTTGTCGGCGGCAGTATAAGTATCCCGCAGTGGCGGCGCGCCCGCCGGAGTCGTGGGGACGGCTGGGGGTGGAGGGCCGACTGTCGGCGGGGTATGACTGGGTGTCGGCGGGGCGTTGCCGAGTCCCAGCGGAGTGTGATTGAGTGTCGGCGGGGCGTAGCCGGCCCACACCGGTCGCGTCTACGCCACGGCGTCGTCCTGCGCGACCGGGAGTGTCACCGCTCGACGTGTTCGGTGACGGTTCCGAGCGCGGTCCGCCGCTCGATGCGGATGGCACCCGTCTCGCTGTCGAGTTCGATCACGACCGAGGCTGTCGGTCCGCGGCGGCTCGTTGGTTCGGGGTCGTCAGTTGCCATCGCGTCAGCGAACGGGCGACTGCCTGTTAATTATATCGGATATATTATATATTCTGCACGGGAGTGCTCTGACGTCTATTGAGTGCTCCCGAGTCCCTCGAGCACCACCGACCGTCCGGCGACAGGTCCGACCCACTCCCTCACTCGACCCGCCGAATCCGGTCGGCTGTCACGTCCGACCGCTCCGCGTAGTGGACCAGCGGCTCACTCTCGGGTCGCTCGAAGCCGTTGGCCTCGAACAGCGTGTTGGCCCGGATTTCGACCGTCGCCTCCTGCAACGGCCACGGCTCGTGGCGGATGTCGCCGCGGTAGAGCCGCCGTCCCTGCGTGTAGAACCGGTAGTTCTCGACGAGAAACGCCTCCAGCGAGCCGGGTTCGGGGCGGAACACCTCGCCCGTCGGGCGGTAGGTCGCATCGAACCGGGCGGGCGAGACGTTCCGGTGGGTACGCCGGTGGGTCAGCGTCACCGCGTCGCCGAACTCCTCGCCCGCCGTGTCGGCGTCGCCTCGTTCACGGGCGACCCGCATCTCGGCGCGGTAGTACGGGAGGGCGAAGAGCGCGCGAGCGACGGGGACGCCGATGCGGTCGGCGGCGTCGAGGTTGAAGAAGTAGACGCCGCGCTGGCCGCCGTCCTCGGGTTCGACGTAGGTCCGGAGGTTCAGCTCGGGAAACGACAGCCCGATGGGCGACCCCCGCGGCCGGATGTCGGTCATCTCGAAGCCGACGATGCCGAGCCACGCCTGCCCGTCGTCGGTCGCCACGTCGAGCCCGTCGGGCAGCCGCTCGGCGACGAGTTCCGGCTCGACCGGCCAGTGGGCGAACAGCGCGTCGCGCCACGTCATCGTCAGCAGGTCTCGCTGCATACGCGCGCTTAGGAGTCGGAACACTTCCGTGTGACGGCAGCGGCGGCGGTCGAATCAGCTCCGGAAGCGACCGACTGTGACCGTGCGACGATGACTCAAACACCTCTTTGACCCTTGACAACTCTTAACGGGTGAAGTGACGTCTGTGCAGCTATGCCGAGACGAACCAAACTGCTTCTGACGCTGCTCCTCACGCTCCTCGTCGTCACGGCGGGCTGTTCTGCAGGGTCCAACACCGGAGCGAGCGGCGGTGCCGACGGTGGCGATGCGAGCTACGACCAGGCGACGGCTGCGTCGGGCGGTGACGGCGGAAGCGGCACAGGTGGCGACGAGGCTGCCCAGGCCGAGGACGCGTCGACGGCCAGCCAGTCCGGCTCGGTCGCCCGCCGCGAACTCATCAGAACCGGCGAGGTCAGGCTCCGCGTCGACGACTTCGACGCCGCCGAGTCGAACCTCACGGCGGCCGTCGAGGCGCGCGGTGGCTACGTCAGCGACACCAGCCAGGAGGTCCGCGGCTACGACAACCAGACGTGGACGGCCGGGACGCTCGTGCTCCGCGTGCCGAACGAGAACTTCAGTGCCTTCTTCGAGCGCGTGAAGGCCGAGGGCGAGGTCCAACACTCCGAGACCGGGACCGAGGACGTGACGGATCGCGTCGTCGACCTCGAAGCGCGGCTGACGAACCTCCGCGCCGAGCGCGACCGGCTCCGGACGCTCTACGACCGGGCCAACGAGACCGAAGACGTGCTCGCGGTCGGCCGCGAACTCTCGGACACCCAAGAGGAAATTGAGCGGCTCGAAGCCCAACTCCGGACGCTGGAAGGACGAGTCGCGTACTCGACGGTGACGGTCCATCTCACGGAGCCGGAACCCGAGTACGAGCCGCCGGAGCGCGCGGCGTGGTACGACACGAGTGCCGTGACGGCGTTTCTCGAATCCGTCGACGGCGTGGTGACGGTCGCACGCGCCGCGTTCGTCGGCGCGGCCTACGCCGCACCGTACGTCCTCGTGTTCGGTCTCCCGCTCGCGGGCGCGGCGGTCATCATCCGCCGTCGGCGACTGCTCTGAGCCTAGTTCCGAACGGCGTCGAACAGCGCGTCCCGCGTCGCCCCGTCGGCCGCGCCGACGTATATTCCATTCTCTGAGCGGGAGGCGACACCCGCTCCTCGGGCAAGTAACTCAC includes these proteins:
- a CDS encoding VOC family protein — its product is MSGIVFFATEHHDAVVEFYTEVVGASVWLEQPDCTILKYDNLLVGFCARDETDDCGTVTFVADSRAGVNAMHERVGDAAREEPHLNEKYDIYQFFASDPDGRTVEFQSFEHAVDEV
- a CDS encoding preprotein translocase subunit SecD family protein — encoded protein: MQPSRRAVLGAVGSSVLALSAGCTGALPTSSGSEQTSDVSATDAPATGGTSTGSDGAAFEARLHGPEREWLLFDGTDLERVGDVRTTDSGMVGLPVLLTEAALADVTETFREAGVAENRDAFEIVQTYDGDETGRFGISASLVEAITDGEWDGQLLLSFENREQAERVRAALVASSDA
- a CDS encoding bifunctional 4-hydroxy-2-oxoglutarate aldolase/2-dehydro-3-deoxy-phosphogluconate aldolase, which produces MPTLDKHADMQRLVDSGVVAVMRGADADTVIEVADALQQGGVTALELTADTPGVMDMLSEVSASFSESETIVGAGTVLDAETARSALLSGAEFVVSPTLEEDVIDVANRYGKLVAPGVMTPTEALRGYEAGADFVKVFPASSLGPGHLSSIKGPLGQIPIMPTGGVSLDNAAEFIDAGALVVGAGSALVDDDAVAAGDFEAITEQARKFSEVIDEARDE
- a CDS encoding 2,3-butanediol dehydrogenase, whose amino-acid sequence is MQALRYHGRRDLRVEDLEQSPLEADSVRVDVDSCGICGSDLHEYAAGPIFVPEGEPHPVSGDVAPIRMGHEFSGTVSEVGDDVGDLAVGDNVAINPILYCGDCRQCNEGNYHICDSIGFLGLSGGDGGFAENVVVKAEQAVPLLDGVPLEHGALVEPLSVGLHAVRRSGVQAGDTVAVFGSGPIGLSVIQCLRAAGAGTIYVSEPREARRNRAVDCGADETIDPTETDAVEYISDATGGGVDVAFEVAGIEATYKAALQSTRPSGTTAIVSIWEGEVASHPNNIVLGERTITGTLAYLGGPRSGEEYGMVIKMLADGDLDPEALITDRIGLEDIVDDGFESLLDAESDQVKILVKP
- a CDS encoding PH domain-containing protein gives rise to the protein MNRLHPRIRVVWILRAVIFAAVLGVGSFLLNRVTLGLPVYVPVGLFVVVLVVGVALALLRYRLWGYEVRDDSLYLERGVFTRVRTVVPFVRIQHVDSARGPIERMLGLASTVVYTAGSRGADVQIPGLTPDGSDDLQERLKGLAIRAEGDDAV
- a CDS encoding S1C family serine protease, translated to MTRYIDLERLYRDVSPSVVSVYVGRDGPAMGAGSGFVIGDNHVLTNQHVVGGVDDVEPRFSDGSWRTGRVVGTDAYTDLAVIHVDDLPATATPLTVAADNPRPGRQVAALGNPLGLDGSITTGIVSGANRSMATANGFAIPDVVQTDAAINPGNSGGPLVGVVAGTDTLDADGAVEYEVVGVNRARQGDGIGFAVSPTIVNRVVPALIEEGEYRHSYLRTRTLDVTPTVAEANGLDRPRGVLVVDVGDDGNELRGSHTSRTVRGREIPVGGDVILGIEGHEVHTHEELMRFLITETRPGEPVDIDVIREGEPTTLSVVLGERPQPSQEDERRRGRGRRNRRGRRDRGRVPRGDESPRRDDGRDSDDGGDDRDGGSRIPID
- a CDS encoding ABC transporter ATP-binding protein; the protein is MDAVLVADDVRRTYGDTVALDGVSLSVGEGEVFGLIGPNGAGKTTLVRALTGTTDTEGEVRVLGESPTSVDSQRVGFLPQSFTPPERLTARELVAYYAGLYEEARDPDSVLADVGLGGTGDTWYENLSGGQQRRVCVATALVNDPDVLFLDEPTTGIDPAGRRALWGLIENLAESGTTVFLTSHSMDEVERLADRVGLLNAGELVAVGSPGELVAEHGGETRLVVRTSAGTDAVADAGFVVEADQETLTFHDVDPRDIGRAVDALEAAGVAYDSLTWKQPGLEEVYLRLTGEAFEGVRPTASPQAVAPDTGGAQ
- a CDS encoding PH domain-containing protein is translated as MKLSPLSIPYKAVQKGASIVFTLAFILFSGASSFLGGIGGPLVAVGLLGLIVVALVGYEVLYYQRYDYELTADSFDIQSGVVSRRNREIPLRRVQNVDISRNVVQRVLGIAALDFETAGGSQTEAAIRYVTFEEAKRLQGEISRLKRGAAEDAPEAETTELFALSDRELAVVGALSFDLRGPGILAFLLSGSIPVASSFFSFGDEALVLAVGAILVLAAILVVSWVAGIAIAVVNYYGFRLSRTEDELQYERGLLQRYDGSIPFDKIQTLTIEDNPLKRYFGYATLAIETAGYAPGQGAQRGSEAAVPLAERDRVLTLANDIEQFGTPSFSRPPKRIRRRYAARYLIVLGVVTGVLFAVDSLAALTVPWYATLAVLPVIPVAAHYKWKHRGYWLGDEHVVTRNGFWKRQTKVVPYYRIQTVIDSQTLFQRRWRVATVTVDTAGSLSLVAQDAAAVDIEADEAESMRAELEERLVTSVADRRSARRLARQPVVGPVEAEDEAVGDDAAAGETTDAAADTSDTADDTPDDTASDDDTPGDTASDDDTLDDTASDDDTPDDTTNDGRRDPTDVADDSGASGA
- a CDS encoding DUF4349 domain-containing protein, whose protein sequence is MPRRTKLLLTLLLTLLVVTAGCSAGSNTGASGGADGGDASYDQATAASGGDGGSGTGGDEAAQAEDASTASQSGSVARRELIRTGEVRLRVDDFDAAESNLTAAVEARGGYVSDTSQEVRGYDNQTWTAGTLVLRVPNENFSAFFERVKAEGEVQHSETGTEDVTDRVVDLEARLTNLRAERDRLRTLYDRANETEDVLAVGRELSDTQEEIERLEAQLRTLEGRVAYSTVTVHLTEPEPEYEPPERAAWYDTSAVTAFLESVDGVVTVARAAFVGAAYAAPYVLVFGLPLAGAAVIIRRRRLL
- a CDS encoding YqjF family protein, which encodes MQRDLLTMTWRDALFAHWPVEPELVAERLPDGLDVATDDGQAWLGIVGFEMTDIRPRGSPIGLSFPELNLRTYVEPEDGGQRGVYFFNLDAADRIGVPVARALFALPYYRAEMRVARERGDADTAGEEFGDAVTLTHRRTHRNVSPARFDATYRPTGEVFRPEPGSLEAFLVENYRFYTQGRRLYRGDIRHEPWPLQEATVEIRANTLFEANGFERPESEPLVHYAERSDVTADRIRRVE
- a CDS encoding ABC transporter permease; translation: MSRLQRVASTTRAGWYSFLRRRTAVFFTFFFPVIIVSIFAGLVQTQPTGGGIFAEPPAYYIPGYLAVVVLFTPLSRVGSEIARHRDGSQFEKLATTPLKRWEWLLAQTLVNVVVIGLAGLLLLGLTVLVTGVSIPLSASTLLLIPFVAVGVALFCGLGALLGNFSDSQDGVIAASNAIALPLLFLSETFVTPDLLPTWFRPAMELSPLTYFSRGVRGLTYSDAAPSLVLTNLGILCVLALGFFVAGAVTVPRTD